Proteins encoded together in one Nostoc sp. PCC 7524 window:
- the ebsA gene encoding type IV pilus biogenesis protein EbsA, whose protein sequence is MSFENLQPVNQQQASVYMPYIQGTKRNFLPYAISLYQKGVLEGHRKIEAGENVPFVISWNVATLPSDLTRCRVQFDGNADLSYEMMMASFEFISFLIELMENYKRYKITDFSQSFYRKLLRIDE, encoded by the coding sequence ATGTCTTTTGAAAATCTCCAGCCGGTTAACCAACAACAAGCCAGCGTTTATATGCCTTACATTCAGGGTACAAAGCGCAATTTCTTGCCCTATGCTATTAGTCTCTATCAAAAAGGCGTTTTGGAAGGACATCGCAAAATAGAAGCTGGTGAAAATGTTCCCTTTGTCATTTCTTGGAATGTTGCTACCCTACCCTCTGATTTAACGCGTTGCCGGGTGCAGTTTGATGGCAATGCTGATTTAAGTTATGAGATGATGATGGCCAGTTTTGAATTTATTAGTTTTTTAATTGAATTAATGGAAAATTATAAACGTTACAAAATTACTGATTTTTCCCAATCTTTTTACCGTAAGCTCCTCCGTATAGACGAATAA
- a CDS encoding DNA polymerase III subunit gamma/tau — MSYEPLHHKYRPKIFAEVVGQEAIATTLTNAIRTAKIAPAYLFTGPRGTGKTSSARILAKSLNCLKTDKPTAEPCGVCDVCQGITKGYSLDVIEIDAASNTGVDNIRELIEKAQFAPVQCRYKVYVIDECHMLSSAAFNALLKTLEEPPRHVVFVLATTDPQRVLPTIISRCQRFDFRRIELEAMARHLSAIASNENIHISPAAITLVAQLSQGGLRDAESLLDQLALLSGEVSPDRVWDLVGSVSERDLLALLGAIAQDHPEAVLDATRQILDRGREPLTILQNLAAFYRDLLIAKTAPNRHNLVACTQQTWTALVECAQSLSMSTILLGQKHLQQAELQIKNTTQPRLWLEVTLLGLLPSANIPSIATGVLPVASPTDHRPSTPPQFPSPKTPPPTPSPVSATPPPSTLRETDATSPTLREADATPSSSPPSPPPPQEPETAIDAAQGDVAQIWQQVLSNIQQIPRRALLGQMCHLIEFDGATARVGVKPAWYDKVKSDLPMITAAFGQTFNREIQVSLEKGNPSNSPATRKETTANGNGTPTVKQSPPPTYNNNHKPPTPTPQPPAPTPPPKTEAVAKSTGGAKTPSPSPQPAPLANWETDEVAIAAQRLAQFFDGQMIRFSDDGEELSEVITTEWVDELVEDE, encoded by the coding sequence ATGTCTTACGAACCCCTGCACCACAAGTATCGCCCAAAGATTTTTGCTGAAGTGGTGGGGCAAGAGGCGATCGCTACCACTCTCACTAATGCTATCCGTACAGCTAAAATTGCACCTGCTTATTTGTTCACTGGTCCTAGAGGTACAGGCAAAACTTCTAGCGCCCGTATTCTCGCTAAGTCTCTCAACTGTCTCAAAACTGACAAACCCACTGCTGAACCCTGCGGGGTTTGTGATGTTTGTCAGGGAATCACCAAGGGTTACTCCTTAGACGTAATTGAAATTGATGCTGCCAGTAACACTGGTGTGGATAATATCCGCGAATTAATTGAAAAAGCCCAATTCGCCCCTGTACAGTGTCGCTATAAGGTGTATGTGATTGATGAATGTCATATGCTCAGTAGTGCGGCATTTAATGCGCTACTAAAGACACTAGAAGAACCACCTAGGCACGTAGTCTTTGTTTTGGCGACTACTGATCCACAACGGGTATTACCAACAATTATTTCTCGCTGTCAAAGGTTCGATTTTAGACGCATTGAATTAGAGGCGATGGCTAGGCACTTAAGTGCGATCGCCTCCAATGAAAATATTCACATTTCACCAGCAGCCATCACCTTAGTAGCCCAGTTATCTCAGGGAGGATTGCGAGATGCAGAAAGCCTCCTCGACCAATTAGCATTGTTATCTGGGGAAGTTAGCCCGGATCGAGTTTGGGATTTAGTCGGCTCTGTGAGTGAACGGGACTTGCTGGCGCTGTTAGGTGCGATCGCACAAGATCACCCAGAAGCAGTTTTAGATGCCACCCGCCAAATCTTAGATCGTGGTAGAGAACCTCTAACCATCCTGCAAAACTTAGCCGCCTTCTACCGCGATTTACTCATTGCCAAAACCGCACCTAATCGCCACAATTTAGTAGCTTGTACCCAGCAAACCTGGACAGCACTGGTTGAGTGCGCCCAGTCATTGTCCATGAGTACCATTTTGTTAGGGCAGAAACACTTACAACAAGCAGAACTACAAATTAAAAACACCACCCAGCCCCGCTTATGGTTGGAAGTGACATTACTAGGACTATTACCCAGCGCCAACATTCCCTCCATCGCCACAGGTGTCTTACCTGTAGCATCACCCACCGATCATCGCCCATCCACACCCCCACAATTCCCATCACCCAAAACACCCCCACCCACACCATCACCCGTTTCCGCAACACCCCCACCCTCCACCCTGCGGGAAACTGACGCTACATCTCCCACTCTGCGGGAAGCTGACGCTACACCCTCCTCATCCCCCCCATCCCCCCCACCCCCACAAGAACCTGAGACAGCCATTGACGCAGCACAAGGTGATGTTGCTCAAATTTGGCAGCAGGTATTGAGTAATATTCAGCAAATCCCCAGACGCGCCTTACTAGGTCAAATGTGCCATCTCATTGAGTTTGACGGCGCTACAGCTCGTGTTGGTGTCAAACCCGCGTGGTATGACAAAGTAAAATCCGATTTACCGATGATTACGGCGGCTTTTGGGCAGACTTTCAATCGAGAAATTCAGGTAAGTCTAGAAAAGGGTAATCCCTCAAATTCTCCTGCCACCAGAAAAGAAACAACAGCCAACGGTAACGGTACGCCAACCGTCAAGCAGTCACCGCCACCCACTTACAACAACAACCACAAACCACCAACACCCACACCACAGCCACCAGCACCAACCCCACCACCAAAAACAGAAGCAGTAGCTAAAAGTACCGGAGGAGCGAAAACCCCATCACCATCACCCCAACCAGCACCTTTAGCTAATTGGGAAACCGATGAAGTAGCGATCGCAGCCCAACGTTTAGCACAATTCTTTGATGGACAAATGATCAGATTTAGCGATGATGGCGAAGAATTGAGCGAAGTCATTACAACGGAATGGGTAGATGAATTGGTGGAAGATGAATGA
- a CDS encoding YajQ family cyclic di-GMP-binding protein has protein sequence MAATYSFDIVSDFDQQELVNAVDQVVRELRSRYDLKDTQTTVELGEQTITIGTDSEFTLESVHNILREKAAKRNLSQKIFDFGKVESASGNRVRQEITLKKGISQDIAKQISKLIRDEFKKVQASIQGDAVRVSAKAKDDLQTVIQRLKQEDYPVALQFTNYR, from the coding sequence ATGGCTGCTACTTATTCCTTTGACATTGTGAGTGATTTTGATCAGCAAGAATTGGTGAATGCTGTTGATCAAGTCGTCCGAGAACTCAGAAGTCGTTACGACCTCAAGGATACCCAAACTACTGTTGAGTTGGGTGAACAAACCATTACTATCGGGACTGATAGCGAATTTACTCTAGAGTCTGTACACAACATTCTGCGGGAAAAGGCCGCCAAGCGGAATCTTTCCCAGAAAATCTTTGATTTTGGCAAAGTAGAATCTGCTAGTGGTAATCGCGTCCGTCAAGAAATCACACTCAAAAAAGGCATTAGTCAAGATATCGCCAAGCAGATTTCCAAACTTATCCGTGATGAATTTAAAAAGGTTCAAGCCTCAATTCAAGGCGATGCGGTGCGAGTATCTGCCAAAGCTAAAGACGATTTGCAAACTGTTATCCAACGTTTAAAGCAAGAAGACTATCCTGTAGCTTTGCAATTTACTAACTATCGATAA
- a CDS encoding AmpG family muropeptide MFS transporter, with amino-acid sequence MQNHPKSISPWIFIPTLYFASGVPYIIINTVSVIFYKKLGISNTQIALWTSFLYLPWVIKMFWGPVVDTYSTKRKWLLSTQLAMCCCLGIVAFCLQLPNFFFISLAALTVGAFISATYDIATDGFYLLALTPEQQAFFSGIRSLFYRMAVIFGSGFLVIIAGLLEGHLKNIPLSWTLALGFSAVILGILFIFHRLALPLPTSDQPRQAKAKKIPFFQIISSYFQQEKILNILAFIFLYRLGEAMLVKIASLFLLDKPELGGLGLSTSDVGLVYGTFGVISLICGGILGGVVIAKYGLKKCLLPMALAMNLPNIFYVYMAYTQPSLTLVYPLVSLEQFGYGFGFTSFSVYLMYISQGEYKTSHFAISTGIMALGMMLPGIVSGYLQNLLGYPLFFILVCLLTIPGMISLLFIPLKADNRHQTMSKFS; translated from the coding sequence ATGCAAAATCATCCTAAATCTATCTCCCCCTGGATTTTTATCCCTACCTTATATTTTGCTTCTGGTGTACCTTACATCATTATCAATACAGTTTCTGTCATTTTTTACAAAAAACTAGGCATCAGTAATACACAAATTGCCCTATGGACTAGCTTTCTCTATCTACCTTGGGTAATCAAAATGTTTTGGGGGCCAGTTGTAGATACTTACTCAACAAAAAGAAAATGGCTACTATCTACCCAGTTAGCTATGTGCTGTTGTTTGGGTATAGTAGCCTTTTGCTTACAACTACCAAATTTCTTTTTTATCTCCCTTGCCGCCTTAACAGTAGGAGCATTTATTTCTGCAACTTATGATATAGCTACAGATGGTTTTTATCTTTTAGCCTTAACACCAGAACAACAAGCATTCTTTTCTGGTATTCGCTCGCTATTTTATAGAATGGCTGTTATCTTTGGTTCAGGATTTTTAGTAATTATCGCTGGTTTACTGGAAGGACACCTCAAAAATATTCCCCTAAGTTGGACTTTAGCACTGGGTTTTTCTGCTGTTATCTTAGGAATCCTATTTATCTTTCATCGCCTAGCCTTACCCTTACCTACATCTGATCAACCACGACAAGCTAAAGCCAAGAAAATACCATTTTTTCAAATTATTAGTTCATATTTTCAGCAAGAAAAAATTTTAAATATCTTGGCCTTTATCTTCCTCTACAGATTAGGTGAGGCAATGTTGGTAAAAATCGCCTCATTATTCTTATTAGATAAACCAGAATTAGGGGGACTAGGGCTATCTACCTCAGATGTAGGCTTAGTGTATGGAACATTTGGCGTAATATCTCTGATTTGTGGTGGCATACTTGGCGGAGTGGTTATAGCTAAATATGGGTTAAAAAAATGTCTATTGCCAATGGCTTTAGCCATGAACCTACCCAATATATTTTATGTTTACATGGCTTACACTCAACCTTCATTAACATTGGTGTATCCCCTAGTTTCTTTAGAACAATTTGGATATGGTTTTGGTTTTACAAGTTTTAGTGTGTATTTAATGTATATTTCCCAAGGAGAATATAAGACATCTCATTTTGCTATCTCGACAGGCATCATGGCTTTAGGGATGATGCTACCCGGAATAGTTAGCGGTTATCTGCAAAATTTACTAGGATACCCTTTATTTTTTATCTTAGTTTGTCTACTCACCATTCCTGGCATGATTTCTCTACTTTTCATTCCTTTAAAAGCAGATAATCGTCATCAAACTATGAGTAAATTTAGTTAG
- a CDS encoding glycosyltransferase — protein MPANSWPDNDSYKELDPLNSLLSDLSVTEESVVETRDLSLPSRFQGRRGKAALVLTIVWSSTIALHLASWGSIFILGLTTLLGIHALVIVFAKPRRYQKEIQGELPFISVLVAAKNEEAVIGKLVKNLCNLEYPNGQYEVWIIDDHSSDKTPHVLAELAKEYDNLKVLRRSAQASGGKSGALNQVLPLTKGDIVAVFDADAQVASDLLLQVVPLFQREKVGAVQVRKAIANAKENFWTKGQMAEMALDTWFQQQRAALGGIGELRGNGQFVRRAALESFGGWNEETITDDLDMTFRLHLDNWDIECVFYPAVQEEGVTNAIALWHQRNRWAEGGYQRYLDYWDLILKNRMGTRKTWDLLMFLLTMYILPTAAIPDLLMSVARHRLPILGPVTSLSVTMSVVGMYAGLKRIRQEQKFNVSTPFVLLLQTVRGTLYMLHWLVVMSSTTARMSVRPKRLKWVKTVHTGSGH, from the coding sequence ATGCCAGCGAATTCCTGGCCCGACAACGATTCCTACAAAGAACTTGATCCACTCAACTCCTTGTTGTCTGACCTATCAGTAACTGAGGAGTCAGTGGTAGAAACGCGGGATTTGTCTTTACCATCCCGGTTTCAAGGGCGTAGAGGTAAAGCTGCTCTAGTTTTAACCATAGTCTGGAGTAGTACGATCGCCTTACATTTAGCTTCCTGGGGTTCTATCTTTATCCTCGGACTGACTACCCTTCTGGGGATTCATGCTTTGGTGATAGTGTTTGCTAAACCCCGCCGCTACCAAAAAGAAATACAGGGTGAATTGCCTTTTATCTCTGTACTGGTGGCAGCGAAAAATGAGGAGGCTGTAATTGGTAAATTAGTCAAAAATCTTTGTAATCTGGAATATCCTAACGGGCAATACGAAGTTTGGATTATTGACGATCACAGTAGCGATAAAACGCCCCATGTCTTAGCAGAACTAGCCAAGGAGTACGACAATCTGAAGGTACTCAGGCGCTCTGCCCAAGCTAGTGGCGGTAAATCTGGGGCATTAAATCAAGTTCTGCCCTTGACAAAAGGCGACATTGTTGCAGTGTTTGATGCAGATGCTCAAGTAGCATCAGACTTGTTACTCCAAGTAGTACCTTTGTTTCAACGGGAAAAGGTGGGGGCGGTGCAGGTGCGAAAAGCGATTGCCAACGCCAAAGAAAACTTTTGGACAAAGGGTCAAATGGCTGAAATGGCACTGGACACTTGGTTTCAGCAACAGCGTGCTGCCTTGGGCGGAATTGGTGAACTGCGTGGTAATGGCCAATTTGTGCGCCGTGCAGCTTTAGAAAGTTTTGGGGGATGGAATGAGGAAACCATCACCGATGACTTAGATATGACTTTCCGTCTGCATTTAGATAACTGGGATATTGAGTGTGTGTTCTACCCAGCCGTGCAGGAAGAAGGTGTAACCAATGCGATCGCACTCTGGCATCAGCGTAACCGTTGGGCAGAGGGCGGCTATCAACGCTATCTCGATTATTGGGATCTCATTCTCAAAAATCGCATGGGTACGCGGAAAACCTGGGACTTGCTGATGTTCTTGTTGACTATGTATATTCTGCCCACAGCCGCAATCCCAGATTTATTAATGTCTGTGGCTCGCCATCGCCTACCAATTTTGGGACCGGTGACTAGCTTGTCGGTAACTATGTCTGTTGTAGGTATGTACGCCGGTTTGAAGCGGATACGCCAAGAACAAAAATTTAATGTCTCGACACCTTTTGTATTACTACTTCAGACAGTGCGCGGTACTTTGTATATGTTGCACTGGTTAGTAGTAATGAGCAGTACCACAGCACGGATGTCAGTGAGGCCAAAACGCCTCAAGTGGGTGAAAACCGTGCATACAGGTAGTGGACATTAA
- a CDS encoding tetratricopeptide repeat protein, with amino-acid sequence MNRHSFLASGDQQNNCYQFVANTTFSEQGQGYHGDSYLRSCALQLAQQGNYTDAIALLSELINRHPHNAVDYNNRGLIYFQSGEMQKALRDYNAALKFNPHLASAYNNRANYYAACGELSAALADYDRAIDFNPRHVRAWINRGITLRDLGQYEQAIENFDIVLLFGQLEGHIWAERGRTYHLWGDWNCAIADYRRALTQLPSLDSKRDVLGDRLRLQIENWLDELLPSHLNW; translated from the coding sequence ATGAATAGGCACTCATTTTTAGCTTCTGGCGACCAGCAAAATAACTGCTATCAATTTGTTGCAAATACTACCTTCTCTGAACAAGGACAGGGATATCACGGTGATAGCTATTTACGCTCTTGTGCTTTGCAGTTGGCTCAACAAGGAAATTACACAGACGCGATCGCTCTTTTGTCTGAGTTGATTAACCGTCATCCACACAATGCAGTGGATTACAATAACCGGGGGTTAATTTATTTCCAAAGTGGTGAAATGCAAAAAGCACTGCGTGACTACAACGCAGCACTCAAGTTCAATCCTCATTTAGCTAGTGCTTACAATAACCGCGCCAACTACTACGCGGCTTGTGGTGAATTATCAGCAGCATTGGCTGACTATGATCGCGCTATTGATTTTAATCCGCGCCATGTCCGCGCCTGGATTAATCGAGGGATTACTCTCCGCGACTTGGGACAATACGAACAGGCAATTGAGAATTTTGATATTGTCCTGCTTTTCGGTCAGCTAGAAGGGCATATTTGGGCTGAACGGGGTAGAACTTATCATCTTTGGGGTGATTGGAATTGTGCGATCGCTGATTATCGTCGCGCTTTGACTCAACTTCCTTCCCTGGATAGTAAAAGAGATGTTCTTGGCGATCGTTTGCGTTTACAAATAGAAAATTGGTTAGATGAATTATTGCCCTCACATCTTAACTGGTAG
- a CDS encoding MAPEG family protein translates to MIIFLYAIAAAAVLIYLPFLVVGYARARVGYDVSAPRAMFDKLPPYAQRAAWAHQNSFETFMVFAAAALMAYVTGVNSPTAFWAAIAFVVARLLYSVFYILNIPLLRSLMFGIGSLSCATLIFLSIIQARG, encoded by the coding sequence ATGATTATTTTTTTGTATGCGATCGCCGCAGCTGCGGTGCTAATTTACTTGCCATTTTTAGTTGTGGGCTATGCCCGTGCGCGAGTTGGGTATGATGTTTCTGCCCCTCGCGCCATGTTTGATAAATTGCCGCCCTACGCCCAACGAGCTGCCTGGGCGCATCAAAACTCCTTTGAAACCTTTATGGTGTTTGCGGCAGCTGCACTAATGGCTTATGTCACTGGAGTGAATTCTCCTACAGCGTTTTGGGCTGCGATCGCCTTTGTTGTAGCTCGTTTGCTATACTCAGTCTTCTATATTTTGAATATACCGTTATTGCGATCGCTCATGTTTGGCATTGGCTCTCTTAGCTGTGCTACTCTCATTTTCCTGAGTATCATTCAAGCTAGGGGTTAA
- the psaM gene encoding photosystem I reaction center subunit XII, with amino-acid sequence MSISDTQVYIALAVALIPGILAWRLATELYK; translated from the coding sequence ATGTCTATCTCTGATACCCAAGTTTATATTGCTCTAGCTGTGGCGCTCATTCCAGGAATTCTGGCTTGGCGTTTGGCAACAGAACTTTATAAATAA
- a CDS encoding glutathione S-transferase family protein, whose product MLKLYGGAFSRASIVKWYLEELGVPYEFVMLDMQAGEHRQPEYLKINPIGKVPAIVDGDFQLWESGAILLYLSDKYGNVSLSPEERAILSQWVLFANATLGPGIFVEANREREMSRLLTPLNEIFEKQPFVLGQEFSVADVAVGSILAYIPMMLKLDLSDYPAVVNYIKQITERPAFQKSIGARS is encoded by the coding sequence ATGCTGAAACTCTATGGTGGCGCGTTCAGTCGTGCTTCAATCGTGAAGTGGTATTTAGAAGAACTGGGTGTTCCTTACGAGTTTGTCATGCTAGATATGCAAGCAGGGGAACACCGCCAACCTGAATACTTAAAAATTAACCCCATCGGTAAAGTCCCAGCAATTGTAGATGGGGATTTCCAACTTTGGGAATCAGGCGCAATTTTGCTGTATTTGAGCGACAAGTATGGTAACGTCTCCCTATCACCAGAGGAACGGGCAATACTTTCTCAATGGGTGTTATTTGCCAATGCTACCCTTGGTCCTGGTATTTTTGTAGAAGCAAATCGTGAGCGAGAAATGTCTCGATTGCTCACTCCCCTAAATGAAATTTTTGAGAAGCAACCTTTTGTATTAGGACAAGAATTCAGTGTTGCGGATGTTGCTGTTGGGTCGATTTTGGCTTACATTCCCATGATGTTGAAGCTAGACCTCAGTGATTATCCAGCTGTAGTAAACTATATCAAGCAAATAACTGAGCGTCCCGCATTTCAAAAGAGCATCGGCGCAAGGTCGTAG
- a CDS encoding FGGY-family carbohydrate kinase: protein MTCYLGIDFGTSGARAIVIDAQGQIQTQVRYPWEARAVSDSASWQRALWTLLVQIPEDVRREIKAIAINGTSSTVLICDAVGNPVYEPLLYNDGRGSVVLEELRKIAPPNHTVLSATSSLAKLLWMMQLPAFSEARYFLHQADWLAFLLHGKLGITDYHNALKLGYDVEQLKYPEWLENLQLPIQLPQVLAPGTAIGELRPEIAHQFLLPPDCLVCAGTTDSIAAFLASGAASPGEAVTSLGSTLVLKLLSRIRVEDARYGIYSHRLGDLWLTGGASNTGGAVLREFFTDAELENFSREIDSSQVSALDYYPLLKAGDRFPINDPNLLPRLTPRPDNPVEFLHGLLESITRIEAQGYELLQKLGADSLNRVYTAGGGAKNPTWTAIRQRYLKVPVVSSMNTEAAYGTALLAKSQF from the coding sequence ATGACTTGTTATCTGGGAATCGACTTTGGTACATCTGGCGCACGGGCAATAGTGATTGATGCACAAGGGCAGATCCAGACACAAGTACGATATCCTTGGGAGGCTAGGGCGGTTTCTGACTCCGCATCTTGGCAAAGGGCTTTGTGGACTTTGTTGGTACAAATCCCTGAAGATGTGCGGCGAGAAATCAAAGCGATCGCTATCAATGGTACTTCCTCTACAGTCTTAATCTGCGATGCTGTTGGCAACCCTGTATATGAGCCTTTACTCTACAACGATGGGCGGGGATCAGTGGTGCTGGAGGAGTTGAGGAAGATAGCACCACCAAATCATACAGTCTTAAGTGCAACCTCCAGCTTGGCTAAACTTTTGTGGATGATGCAATTACCTGCTTTTAGTGAGGCGAGATATTTCTTGCATCAAGCCGATTGGTTGGCGTTTCTGCTGCATGGCAAGTTGGGGATCACTGATTATCACAATGCTTTAAAACTGGGTTATGACGTAGAACAGTTGAAATATCCAGAATGGTTAGAAAATCTGCAACTACCAATTCAGCTACCCCAAGTATTAGCACCAGGGACTGCCATTGGGGAATTACGTCCTGAAATTGCTCACCAGTTCTTATTACCTCCAGATTGCTTAGTCTGTGCTGGTACCACTGATAGTATTGCGGCTTTTCTTGCCAGTGGTGCAGCATCACCAGGAGAAGCTGTCACTTCCCTTGGTTCAACATTGGTACTAAAACTGTTGAGTCGCATCCGTGTAGAAGATGCGCGATATGGCATTTATAGTCATCGCTTGGGTGATTTGTGGTTGACTGGTGGTGCGTCTAATACTGGGGGTGCGGTGCTACGGGAATTTTTTACTGATGCAGAGTTAGAAAACTTCAGTCGTGAAATTGATAGTTCTCAAGTTAGTGCATTAGATTATTATCCCTTGTTGAAAGCAGGCGATCGCTTCCCCATTAACGATCCCAATCTACTGCCACGACTGACACCACGCCCAGATAATCCCGTCGAATTTCTACATGGTTTGTTAGAAAGTATCACCCGTATAGAAGCACAGGGATATGAATTATTGCAAAAATTAGGCGCAGATAGTCTCAACCGAGTTTACACAGCCGGTGGTGGGGCAAAAAATCCTACTTGGACTGCTATTCGTCAACGATATTTAAAAGTACCTGTGGTTTCTTCTATGAATACTGAAGCAGCTTATGGAACAGCACTTTTAGCGAAGTCACAATTTTGA
- a CDS encoding phosphotransacetylase family protein, with protein MPKSAKYLLIGSTETYSGKSATVLGLSHQLQQKGLDIAYGKPLGNCLSTSDGCVVDEDVQFITHSLNLSANRIVPTMLALNEASVQRRLRGEDKTDYRQSLIKEYLQIPRGDLVLLEGPGDMAEGHLFDLSLLQVAQVLDAGVLLVTRYQSLSSVESILSAKQRVGDRLLGVVINDIPTTQLETVENFMRPYLENQGIAVLGMLPKNDLLRSVSVGELVKQLKAEVLCRSDRLDLMVESLAIGAMNVNAAVKYFRKRRNMAVVTGGDRVEIQQAALETSTQCLILTGQLPPPQFILSRAEELEIPILSVDLDTLTTVEIVDRTFGQVRVHEPIKVECIRQLMAENFDIARLLSKLGLTPATLECC; from the coding sequence GTGCCAAAATCTGCTAAATATTTGCTGATTGGCTCAACTGAGACTTACAGTGGTAAGTCGGCAACAGTTCTGGGTTTGTCTCATCAGCTACAGCAAAAAGGATTAGATATTGCTTACGGTAAACCCCTAGGCAATTGTCTGAGTACATCTGATGGCTGTGTAGTTGACGAAGATGTCCAGTTTATTACTCATAGTCTCAACCTATCGGCAAACCGGATTGTACCTACAATGCTGGCTTTGAATGAAGCCAGTGTGCAGAGACGCTTACGGGGTGAAGACAAAACTGATTATCGCCAGTCTTTAATCAAGGAATATTTGCAAATTCCGAGAGGGGATTTAGTGCTGTTAGAAGGCCCTGGCGATATGGCGGAAGGTCATTTGTTTGATTTGTCTTTGCTACAGGTGGCGCAAGTGCTAGATGCTGGCGTACTGCTAGTAACCCGCTACCAATCGCTAAGTTCTGTGGAGTCGATATTATCTGCCAAGCAGCGTGTAGGCGATCGCCTGCTGGGGGTTGTCATTAACGACATTCCCACAACACAGTTAGAAACTGTGGAGAATTTCATGCGTCCCTACTTAGAAAACCAGGGAATTGCTGTCCTAGGAATGCTGCCCAAAAATGATTTACTCCGTAGTGTCAGCGTGGGCGAATTAGTCAAACAGCTCAAAGCCGAAGTTCTCTGTCGTAGCGATCGCTTAGATTTAATGGTAGAGAGCCTAGCAATTGGGGCAATGAACGTGAATGCGGCTGTCAAATATTTCCGTAAACGGCGCAATATGGCAGTAGTCACAGGGGGCGATCGTGTAGAAATTCAGCAAGCAGCTTTGGAAACGTCCACCCAATGTCTCATCCTCACCGGACAATTGCCCCCACCACAGTTTATTCTCAGTCGTGCTGAAGAATTAGAAATTCCTATTTTGTCAGTAGACTTAGATACTCTCACCACCGTCGAAATCGTTGATCGCACTTTTGGACAAGTCCGTGTTCACGAGCCAATTAAAGTAGAGTGTATTCGTCAGTTAATGGCTGAGAATTTCGATATTGCTCGCCTGTTATCTAAGCTAGGTTTAACACCAGCAACACTAGAGTGCTGTTAG
- a CDS encoding N-acetylglucosamine kinase — MSYVLGIDGGGSKTVCILMDDTHQVLGRGQAGASNYQSIGQEAALKSLESAIYAASNEALKLTNNIKIAAVCLGLAGVGRAKDIEIVESLLKNLQNSKYLPLKWDLHPSNIVICNDALIALVGGVGHSVGIVVAVGTGSIVFGRNWQGETKRVGGWGYILGDEGSAYQIAVRGMQAALKAYDGREKNTNLIEDFKQHLGLASIEDLIEVIYRRSWGVKQIAALAPIVDLAAASGDGVANNIINDAVRELVKATSTVVQEIFTPDSSVEIVTTGSVWRARCKVHERFTASMMKIFPQVKVTFPQHEPAYGAGLLALQSLL, encoded by the coding sequence ATGAGTTACGTTTTAGGAATAGACGGCGGCGGGAGTAAAACCGTGTGTATCTTGATGGATGATACACATCAAGTATTAGGTCGTGGTCAAGCAGGTGCATCTAATTATCAAAGTATCGGACAAGAAGCAGCATTAAAATCTCTAGAATCAGCAATTTATGCAGCAAGTAATGAAGCACTGAAGTTAACTAACAATATTAAGATTGCAGCAGTATGTTTAGGATTAGCTGGTGTAGGCCGTGCTAAAGATATTGAAATTGTTGAAAGCTTATTAAAAAATCTACAAAACAGCAAATATCTTCCCCTTAAATGGGATTTACACCCATCAAATATTGTCATTTGTAATGATGCTTTGATTGCCTTAGTTGGCGGAGTTGGTCATTCTGTGGGAATTGTGGTAGCAGTAGGTACTGGTTCCATAGTTTTCGGTCGCAACTGGCAAGGAGAAACCAAGCGAGTCGGTGGCTGGGGATATATTTTAGGTGATGAAGGTAGCGCCTATCAAATTGCTGTGAGGGGAATGCAAGCAGCATTAAAAGCCTATGATGGACGGGAAAAAAACACCAACCTGATAGAAGATTTCAAACAGCATCTTGGTTTGGCCAGTATAGAAGATTTAATAGAAGTTATCTATCGGCGAAGTTGGGGAGTTAAACAGATAGCTGCTTTAGCACCAATTGTAGATTTAGCAGCTGCATCGGGTGATGGAGTAGCTAATAATATAATTAATGATGCTGTGAGAGAATTAGTCAAAGCTACATCTACAGTAGTGCAGGAAATTTTCACTCCAGATTCATCTGTTGAAATAGTAACAACTGGAAGTGTGTGGCGGGCTAGATGCAAAGTACATGAAAGATTTACCGCATCTATGATGAAAATTTTTCCCCAGGTAAAGGTGACATTTCCCCAGCATGAACCTGCTTATGGTGCTGGTTTGTTGGCTTTGCAGAGTTTATTATGA